A single region of the Brachypodium distachyon strain Bd21 chromosome 3, Brachypodium_distachyon_v3.0, whole genome shotgun sequence genome encodes:
- the LOC100837264 gene encoding embryogenesis-associated protein EMB8 isoform X1 yields the protein MAALQTPSPFAGCARRFTPRLRSLLLPATMSLSSSIVSSQNPDPSCGTGEQPLLPHSSLEIAGARSALLAGFDSLRRPYRAFPILASNCHVETIFAAFTRSRPAVAFRRECLRTPDDGAVALDWVSGDDRTLPRDAPVLILLPGLTGGSGDTYVRHMLLRARSKGWRVVVFNSRGCADSPVTTAKFYSASFTGDLRQVVDHVLARYPQCSIYAAGWSLGANILVRYLGEETDKCPLSGAVSMCNPFNLVIADEDFHKGFNNIYDKALARGLRTIFKKHALLFEGLEGEYDIPKAANATSVRDFDEGLTRVSFGFKSVDDYYSNSSSSDSIKNISIPLLCIQADNDPIAPSRGIPREDMKANPHCLLIVTPQGGHLGWIAGDEAPFGCPWTDPIVMEFLEHVQNETSSVTKNSTSDEQQSVPQTSVPHLSVHVQR from the exons ATGGCCGCACTACAAACGCCATCCCCATTCGCCGGCTGTGCCCGCCGATTCACCCCTCGCCTCCGCTCCCTACTCCTCCCTGCCACCATGtcgctctcctcctccatcgtCTCCTCTCAAAACCCTGACCCGAGCTGCGGCACCGGGGAGCAACCTCTCCTCCCGCACTCGAGCCTCGAGATCGCCGGTGCGCGGAgcgccctcctcgccggcttcgacagcctccgccgcccgtaCCGCGCCTTCCCCATCCTCGCGTCGAACTGCCACGTCGAGACCATCTTCGCAGCCTTCACGCGGTCGCGCCCCGCCGTGGCGTTCCGGCGTGAATGCCTCCGCACccccgacgacggcgccgtcgcccTCGACTGGGTCTCCGGCGACGACCGCACGTTGCCGCGAGACGCGCCGGTGCTGATTCTGTTG CCTGGTCTAAcaggaggaagtggagatACATATGTAAGGCATATGCTTTTGAGAGCTCGAAGCAAAGGATGGCGAGTTGTCGTATTCAATAGCCGTGGATGTGCAGACAGCCCTGTGACTACTGCAAAG TTCTATTCTGCTTCATTTACTGGAGATCTCCGTCAAGTAGTCGATCATGTTTTGGCCCGTTACCCTCAATGTAGTATATATGCAGCTGGCTGGTCTCTTGGAGCAAATATTCTTGTGCGTTACCTTGGCGAG GAAACTGATAAATGCCCTCTTTCTGGAGCAGTGTCCATGTGCAACCCGTTTAATTTGGTAATTGCAGACGAAGATTTCCACAAAGGGTTCAACAACATCTATGATAAAGCACTTGCTAGGGGTCTGAGGACTATATTTAAGAA GCATGCACTCCTGTTTGAAGGACTGGAAGGTGAATATGATATACCAAAGGCAGCTAATGCAACGAGTGTTAGAGATTTTGATGAAGGACTAACCCGAG TTTCATTCGGTTTCAAGTCTGTGGATGATTATTACTCCAACTCAAGCAGCTCAGATTCCATCAAGAATATTTCCATACCCTTATTGTGCATACAG GCAGATAATGACCCAATTGCACCATCTAGGGGAATTCCTAGGGAAGATATGAAG GCAAATCCACACTGCTTACTGATAGTAACACCACAGGGTGGTCATCTTGGATGGATAGCAGGTGATGAAGCTCCATTTGGATGTCCTTGGACTGACCCAATTGTGATGGAGTTTCTAGAACATGTTCAGAACGAAACAAGCTCAGTTACCAAGAATAGCACCTCCGATGAGCAGCAGAGTGTTCCACAGACATCAGTACCCCACTTATCCGTGCATGTACAGAGATAG
- the LOC100837264 gene encoding embryogenesis-associated protein EMB8 isoform X2, with protein MAALQTPSPFAGCARRFTPRLRSLLLPATMSLSSSIVSSQNPDPSCGTGEQPLLPHSSLEIAGARSALLAGFDSLRRPYRAFPILASNCHVETIFAAFTRSRPAVAFRRECLRTPDDGAVALDWVSGDDRTLPRDAPVLILLPGLTGGSGDTYVRHMLLRARSKGWRVVVFNSRGCADSPVTTAKFYSASFTGDLRQVVDHVLARYPQCSIYAAGWSLGANILVRYLGEETDKCPLSGAVSMCNPFNLVIADEDFHKGFNNIYDKALARGLRTIFKKHALLFEGLEGEYDIPKAANATSVRDFDEGLTRVSFGFKSVDDYYSNSSSSDSIKNISIPLLCIQIMTQLHHLGEFLGKI; from the exons ATGGCCGCACTACAAACGCCATCCCCATTCGCCGGCTGTGCCCGCCGATTCACCCCTCGCCTCCGCTCCCTACTCCTCCCTGCCACCATGtcgctctcctcctccatcgtCTCCTCTCAAAACCCTGACCCGAGCTGCGGCACCGGGGAGCAACCTCTCCTCCCGCACTCGAGCCTCGAGATCGCCGGTGCGCGGAgcgccctcctcgccggcttcgacagcctccgccgcccgtaCCGCGCCTTCCCCATCCTCGCGTCGAACTGCCACGTCGAGACCATCTTCGCAGCCTTCACGCGGTCGCGCCCCGCCGTGGCGTTCCGGCGTGAATGCCTCCGCACccccgacgacggcgccgtcgcccTCGACTGGGTCTCCGGCGACGACCGCACGTTGCCGCGAGACGCGCCGGTGCTGATTCTGTTG CCTGGTCTAAcaggaggaagtggagatACATATGTAAGGCATATGCTTTTGAGAGCTCGAAGCAAAGGATGGCGAGTTGTCGTATTCAATAGCCGTGGATGTGCAGACAGCCCTGTGACTACTGCAAAG TTCTATTCTGCTTCATTTACTGGAGATCTCCGTCAAGTAGTCGATCATGTTTTGGCCCGTTACCCTCAATGTAGTATATATGCAGCTGGCTGGTCTCTTGGAGCAAATATTCTTGTGCGTTACCTTGGCGAG GAAACTGATAAATGCCCTCTTTCTGGAGCAGTGTCCATGTGCAACCCGTTTAATTTGGTAATTGCAGACGAAGATTTCCACAAAGGGTTCAACAACATCTATGATAAAGCACTTGCTAGGGGTCTGAGGACTATATTTAAGAA GCATGCACTCCTGTTTGAAGGACTGGAAGGTGAATATGATATACCAAAGGCAGCTAATGCAACGAGTGTTAGAGATTTTGATGAAGGACTAACCCGAG TTTCATTCGGTTTCAAGTCTGTGGATGATTATTACTCCAACTCAAGCAGCTCAGATTCCATCAAGAATATTTCCATACCCTTATTGTGCATACAG ATAATGACCCAATTGCACCATCTAGGGGAATTCCTAGGGAAGATATGA
- the LOC100837264 gene encoding embryogenesis-associated protein EMB8 isoform X3 translates to MAALQTPSPFAGCARRFTPRLRSLLLPATMSLSSSIVSSQNPDPSCGTGEQPLLPHSSLEIAGARSALLAGFDSLRRPYRAFPILASNCHVETIFAAFTRSRPAVAFRRECLRTPDDGAVALDWVSGDDRTLPRDAPVLILLPGLTGGSGDTYVRHMLLRARSKGWRVVVFNSRGCADSPVTTAKFYSASFTGDLRQVVDHVLARYPQCSIYAAGWSLGANILVRYLGEETDKCPLSGAVSMCNPFNLVIADEDFHKGFNNIYDKALARGLRTIFKKNFIKF, encoded by the exons ATGGCCGCACTACAAACGCCATCCCCATTCGCCGGCTGTGCCCGCCGATTCACCCCTCGCCTCCGCTCCCTACTCCTCCCTGCCACCATGtcgctctcctcctccatcgtCTCCTCTCAAAACCCTGACCCGAGCTGCGGCACCGGGGAGCAACCTCTCCTCCCGCACTCGAGCCTCGAGATCGCCGGTGCGCGGAgcgccctcctcgccggcttcgacagcctccgccgcccgtaCCGCGCCTTCCCCATCCTCGCGTCGAACTGCCACGTCGAGACCATCTTCGCAGCCTTCACGCGGTCGCGCCCCGCCGTGGCGTTCCGGCGTGAATGCCTCCGCACccccgacgacggcgccgtcgcccTCGACTGGGTCTCCGGCGACGACCGCACGTTGCCGCGAGACGCGCCGGTGCTGATTCTGTTG CCTGGTCTAAcaggaggaagtggagatACATATGTAAGGCATATGCTTTTGAGAGCTCGAAGCAAAGGATGGCGAGTTGTCGTATTCAATAGCCGTGGATGTGCAGACAGCCCTGTGACTACTGCAAAG TTCTATTCTGCTTCATTTACTGGAGATCTCCGTCAAGTAGTCGATCATGTTTTGGCCCGTTACCCTCAATGTAGTATATATGCAGCTGGCTGGTCTCTTGGAGCAAATATTCTTGTGCGTTACCTTGGCGAG GAAACTGATAAATGCCCTCTTTCTGGAGCAGTGTCCATGTGCAACCCGTTTAATTTGGTAATTGCAGACGAAGATTTCCACAAAGGGTTCAACAACATCTATGATAAAGCACTTGCTAGGGGTCTGAGGACTATATTTAAGAA GAACTTCATCAAATTTTAG
- the LOC100837571 gene encoding ATP-dependent zinc metalloprotease FTSH 7, chloroplastic, whose translation MASAAAETLVSLPIASPSRSLLRPLRRRAASRGGAASIRLSAVPPRGLGLALIHRRIHYPPAARANVERDGDGASGPGEASSTGDGDRDAAAETGGDSTSASTTSAAATPPSPPSSSKRGENKWRRRVLKGGGGVGRWFWEPIVQGREMGFLLLQLGFAIFALRMLRPEITLPGSEPRPQTTYISVPYSDFLASIDKDQVKKVEVDGVHVMFRLRPEVEASVVEQPQTQRVTDAVADNAVVSRRIVFTTTRPVDIKTPYEKMVENSVEFGSPDRRSGGMLNSALVALIYVVLIAVVLQRLPISFSQQSTGQLRNRKNSNSGGAKVSESADIVTFADVAGVDEAKEELEEIVEFLRNPERYVRLGARPPRGVLLVGLPGTGKTLLAKAVAGEAEVPFISCSASEFVELYVGMGAARVRELFARAKKESPSIIFIDEIDAVAKSRDGRYRIVSNDEREQTLNQLLTEMDGFDTNSAVIVLGATNRADVLDPALRRPGRFDRVVMVEAPDKFGRESILKVHVNRKELPLGKDVDLSGIAAMTTGFTGADLANLVNEAALLAGRSNKEIVEKIDFISAVERSIAGIEKKHVKLKGNEKAVVARHEVGHAVVGTAVANLLPGQPRVEKLSILPRSGGALGFTYTPPTTEDRYLLFVDELRGRLVTLLGGRAAEEIVLAGRVSTGALDDIRRATDMAYKAVAEYGLNQRIGPISLATLSNGGLDDSGGSPFGRDQGRLVDLVQGEVKALLQSALEVALSVVRANPAVLEGLGAYLEENEKVEGEELQEWLKSVVAPKELTSFITGKQELVLQLEVGP comes from the exons atggcctccgccgccgccgaaacCCTCGTCTCGCTTCCCATCGCGTCCCCCTCGCGGTCACTCCTCCGCCCCCTCCGCAGGCGAGCTGCTTCTAGAGGGGGCGCCGCGTCTATCCGCTTATCCGCCGTGCCGCCCCGGGGCCTGGGACTCGCCCTCATCCATCGTCGCATCCATtacccgccggcggcgcgcgccaATGTCGAGCGCGATGGCGACGGCGCCTCCGGGCCAGGAGAAGCCTCCTCCACAGGAGATGGCGACCgagacgcggcggcggagactgGAGGTGATAGCACCAGCGCGAGTACCACGAGCGCGgccgcgacgccgccgtcaccgcccTCTTCGTCGAAGAGGGGGGAAAATAAGTGGCGTCGGCGGGTGCTgaagggtggtggtggtgttgggCGGTGGTTTTGGGAGCCCATAGTGCAGGGGCGGGAGATGGGATTCCTTCTGCTCCAGCTCGGGTTCGCCATATTTGCTCTTCGCATGCTGCGGCCGGAGATCACGTTGCCTGGCTCGGAGCCCCGGCCGCAGACGACGTATATCAGCGTCCCATACAGCGATTTCCTGGCGAGCATAGACAAGGACCAGGTGAAAAAGGTCGAGGTCGATGGGGTGCATGTTATGTTCCGGCTCCGTCCGGAGGTTGAGGCCAGTGTGGTGGAGCAGCCACAAACACAGCGGGTGACAGATGCCGTCGCTGATAATGCTGTCGTTTCAAGGAGAATTGTCTTCACGACAACGCGACCAGTGGACATAAAGACACCATATGAGAAGATGGTGGAGAATAGTGTTGAGTTTGGTTCGCCGGATAGGAGGTCTGGCGGCATGCTCAATTCGGCCTTG GTGGCTCTTATTTATGTTGTATTAATCGCTGTAGTTCTGCAGCGACTGCCAATAAGCTTTTCTCAG CAATCAACTGGACAGCTGAGGAATCGGAAGAATTCAAACTCTGGTGGGGCCAAAGTTTCAGAAAGTGCCGATATAGTTACATTTGCTGACGTGGCTGGAGTGGATGAAGCCAAAGAAGAGTTGGAAGAAATTGTG GAGTTCCTAAGGAACCCAGAAAGATATGTTCGTCTTGGTGCGCGTCCTCCTCGAGGTGTCTTGTTG GTGGGCCTTCCGGGAACCGGAAAGACGCTTCTTGCAAAAGCTGTTGCAGGGGAAGCTGAAGTCCCATTTATAAGTTGTTCTGCAAGTGAATTTGTGGAGCTATATGTAGGCATGGGAGCAGCTCGAGTACGTGAACTATTTGCTAGAGCCAAAAAGGAATCACCATCAATTATTTTTATTGATGAG ATTGATGCTGTGGCAAAAAGTCGTGATGGCCGGTACCGCATCGTCAGTAACGACGAGCGTGAGCAGACATTAAATCAATTGCTCACG GAAATGGATGGGTTTGATACCAACTCAGCTGTCATTGTGCTTGGAGCAACAAACAGAGCAGATGTTTTGGATCCTGCCCTTCGGCGCCCAGGGAGATTTGACCGTGTAGTTATG GTTGAAGCTCCGGATAAGTTCGGAAGAGAATCTATTCTGAAAGTTCATGTGAACAGAAAAGAGCTTCCGCTTGGTAAAGATGTAGATCTCAGCGGCATTGCTGCAATGACAACTGGTTTTACAGG GGCAGACCTTGCAAATTTAGTGAATGAAGCTGCCTTGCTGGCTGGGAgatcaaataaagaaataGTGGAAAAGATTGACTTCATCAGTGCGGTCGAGCGCTCTATAGCT GGCATagagaaaaaacatgtaaAGCTGAAGGGCAATGAGAAGGCCGTTGTTGCACGGCATGAAGTTGGTCATGCAGTTGTGGGGACCGCTGTTGCAAACCTGTTGCCAGGGCAGCCACGTGTGGAG AAATTGAGTATACTGCCAAGATCAGGAGGTGCATTAGGCTTTACATACACTCCTCCCACAACAGAAGATAGATATCTGCTCTTTGTTGATGAACTGCGCGGACGTCTAGTAACACTTCTGGGTGGACGGGCGGCAGAGGAAATAGTTCTAGCAGGACGTGTTTCTACTGGGGCACTTGATGACATAAGGCGTGCAACTGACATGGCTTACAAAGCCGTAGCAGAGTATGGTCTTAATCAGCGTATCGGTCCAATATCACTAGCTACACTGTCGAATGGTGGACTAGATGACTCCGGAGGCTCTCCATTTGGAAGGGATCAG GGCCGTCTGGTCGATCTTGTCCAAGGAGAAGTAAAAGCACTTCTACAATCAGCACTTGAAGTTGCTCTTTCAGTTGTTCGTGCTAATCCAGCAGTTTTGGAAGGCCTTGGGGCTTATTTAGAAG AGAACGAAAAGGTTGAAGGCGAGGAGCTACAAGAATGGCTTAAGTCGGTTGTTGCACCGAAAGAATTGACCTCTTTTATTACAGGGAAACAAGAGCTTGTTCTTCAGCTGGAAGTTGGCCCCTAG
- the LOC100837880 gene encoding cytochrome b5 produces the protein MAGGKVCSFEEVRKHSDRKDCWLVISGKVYDVTAFMDEHPGGDEVLLACTGKDATADFEDIGHSDSAKELMSQYCIGEVDAATVPGKLVHAVPTKVAAPAPSTKPGVWLTVLQLAVPVLLVVMAFALQNWAKTKTE, from the exons ATGGCAGGAGGGAAGGTGTGCTCGTTTGAAGAAGTGCGGAAGCACAGCGACCGGAAGGATTGCTGGCTCGTCATCTCTGGCAAG GTGTACGACGTCACGGCGTTCATGGACGAGCACCCCGGCGGGGACGAGGTCCTGCTGGCTTGCACCG GCAAGGACGCGACGGCCGACTTCGAAGACATCGGCCACAGCGATTCTGCCAAGGAGTTGATGTCGCAGTACTGCATCGGGGAAGTCGACGCCGCCACTGTCCCCGGCAAGCTTGTCCACGCCGTCCCCACGAAGGTCGCCGCTCCCGCACCAAGCACGAAACCGGGCGTCTGGCTCACGGTGTTGCAGCTCGCCGTGCCCGTCCTGCTGGTGGTCATGGCCTTCGCGCTCCAGAACTGGGCCAAAACCAAAACAGAGTAG